A stretch of the Prochlorococcus marinus str. MIT 0918 genome encodes the following:
- a CDS encoding citrate synthase, which translates to MVLKPGLEGVPVTQSSICDIDGIKGELRYRGYPIAELASKSSFLETAYLLIWGNLPSSQELRDFENAVQMHRRLSFRVRDMMKCFPATGHPMDALQSSAASLGLFYSRRAIDNPEYIYDAVVRLIAKIPTMVAAFQLIRKGQDPIQPRDDLPYSANFLYMLTEREPDPLAARVLDRCLILHAEHSLNASTFSARVTASTLTDPYAVIASAVGTLAGPLHGGANEDVIAMLETIGTPDKANNYLNNAIAQKSKIMGFGHREYKVKDPRASLLQEFAEDLFARFGKDEMYEVAKAVEQNAGPLLGPRGIYPNVDFYSGLVYRKLGIPRDLFTPIFAISRVAGWLAHWREQLSANRIFRPTQIYTGEKNRTWKALEERANN; encoded by the coding sequence ATGGTTTTGAAACCTGGCCTGGAAGGAGTTCCCGTCACTCAATCATCTATCTGTGATATCGATGGTATTAAAGGTGAGCTTAGATATAGAGGTTATCCAATTGCAGAATTAGCTTCAAAAAGCAGTTTTTTAGAAACTGCATATCTTCTTATATGGGGAAATCTCCCAAGCTCTCAAGAACTGAGAGATTTTGAAAATGCTGTACAAATGCATCGGAGATTAAGTTTCCGAGTTAGGGACATGATGAAATGTTTCCCAGCAACTGGTCACCCTATGGATGCATTGCAATCAAGTGCTGCATCTTTAGGTTTATTTTATTCAAGAAGAGCTATTGATAATCCCGAATATATTTACGATGCGGTAGTCAGGTTAATAGCCAAAATCCCAACAATGGTGGCTGCTTTCCAATTAATTAGGAAAGGACAAGATCCAATACAACCTAGAGACGACCTACCATATTCTGCAAATTTCCTTTATATGCTCACCGAGCGCGAACCAGACCCATTAGCAGCAAGAGTACTTGATAGATGCTTAATACTTCATGCAGAACATAGCCTTAATGCGAGCACATTTAGTGCTCGCGTAACAGCAAGTACTTTGACTGACCCATATGCTGTTATCGCTTCAGCAGTAGGAACACTTGCAGGGCCATTGCATGGTGGTGCAAACGAAGATGTTATAGCAATGCTCGAAACTATTGGCACTCCTGATAAGGCAAATAACTATTTAAATAATGCAATTGCACAAAAAAGCAAAATCATGGGGTTTGGGCATAGAGAATATAAAGTAAAAGACCCTAGAGCATCACTTTTACAAGAATTTGCAGAAGATCTTTTTGCTAGATTTGGTAAAGATGAAATGTATGAAGTAGCAAAAGCAGTAGAACAAAATGCAGGACCTTTGTTAGGGCCTCGTGGTATATATCCAAATGTTGACTTTTATTCAGGACTGGTTTATAGAAAACTAGGCATCCCAAGAGATCTTTTTACCCCTATTTTTGCTATTTCAAGAGTTGCTGGATGGCTCGCGCATTGGAGGGAACAACTTAGTGCTAATCGTATTTTTCGACCTACGCAGATATATACAGGTGAAAAAAATCGAACATGGAAAGCATTAGAAGAGAGAGCTAATAACTAA
- the cysC gene encoding adenylyl-sulfate kinase: MDTKSTNIVWHQASIDRDSIAQKQGHRSAILWFTGLSGSGKSTLANAVNTALFQKGLRTYVLDGDNIRHGLCKDLGFSDSDREENIRRISEVAKLFLDAGVIVLTAFVSPFRCDRNKARQLVQKNDFIEIYCAADLAVCETRDTKGLYAKARAGKIPDFTGISSPYEEPKNPELKIDTGLKNLDECVDDVIQKMMELKIFT, encoded by the coding sequence ATGGATACAAAATCTACAAATATCGTTTGGCATCAAGCTTCGATTGATAGAGATTCAATTGCTCAAAAACAAGGACATAGAAGTGCCATATTATGGTTTACAGGTTTATCAGGTTCAGGTAAAAGTACATTGGCAAATGCAGTGAATACTGCTTTGTTTCAAAAGGGTTTACGAACTTATGTACTTGATGGAGATAACATTAGGCATGGCTTATGTAAGGATCTTGGCTTTTCAGATTCTGATAGAGAAGAAAATATTCGTCGGATTAGTGAAGTAGCAAAACTCTTTCTTGATGCAGGTGTAATTGTATTAACTGCATTTGTGTCCCCTTTTCGTTGCGATAGAAATAAGGCTAGGCAATTGGTTCAAAAGAATGATTTTATAGAAATTTATTGTGCAGCTGATTTAGCTGTTTGTGAAACCCGTGATACTAAAGGGTTGTATGCAAAGGCAAGAGCAGGCAAAATACCTGATTTTACTGGTATTTCTAGTCCATATGAAGAGCCAAAAAATCCAGAATTGAAAATAGATACTGGGTTGAAAAACTTAGATGAATGTGTAGATGATGTAATTCAAAAAATGATGGAATTAAAAATATTTACTTAG
- the purE gene encoding 5-(carboxyamino)imidazole ribonucleotide mutase, which translates to MKHALKTVPSANAEQKVLVAVVMGSDSDLPVLEAAIKVLEEFNQKVEVRVLSAHRTPHRMFDYAKEAENKGIKIIIAGAGGAAHLPGMIASLTNLPVIGVPIKSKSLQGIDSLYSIVQMPSGVPVATVAINGGHNAGLLAIQILAISDSRLKLQLSQYKKRLYSQVLEKDEKLRTIGTKSYLEQMEL; encoded by the coding sequence ATGAAACACGCATTAAAAACAGTGCCTTCAGCAAATGCTGAACAAAAAGTCTTAGTAGCTGTAGTCATGGGTAGTGACTCTGATTTACCTGTTCTAGAAGCTGCCATTAAAGTTTTAGAGGAATTTAACCAAAAAGTAGAGGTTCGTGTGCTTTCAGCTCATAGAACTCCTCATAGGATGTTTGATTATGCTAAAGAAGCAGAAAATAAAGGAATAAAAATTATTATTGCGGGAGCTGGTGGCGCTGCACATTTACCAGGAATGATTGCATCACTTACCAACCTTCCAGTCATTGGTGTACCAATAAAAAGTAAATCTTTACAAGGTATTGATTCCTTATATTCAATTGTTCAAATGCCTAGTGGGGTTCCAGTTGCAACTGTTGCAATTAATGGTGGTCACAATGCTGGATTACTAGCAATACAGATATTAGCTATCTCAGATTCAAGGCTTAAATTGCAATTGTCACAATATAAAAAAAGACTTTACAGCCAAGTTCTAGAGAAAGATGAAAAACTCAGGACCATAGGTACTAAAAGCTATTTAGAACAAATGGAACTTTAA
- the trpB gene encoding tryptophan synthase subunit beta, translating into MTRTKPQDADLAISARPSHLGRFGQYGGQYVPETLIPALFELEKAVTEAWKDKTFTDELSHLLKNYVGRETPLYEAKRLTEHYQKDKTGPRIWLKREDLNHTGAHKINNALGQALLALRMGKKRIIAETGAGQHGVATATVCARFGLECVIYMGEEDMKRQALNVFRMKLLGAKVKPVTAGTATLKDATSEAIRDWVTNVESTHYILGSVAGPHPYPMLVRDFHAVIGEETKSQCKQAFGRSPDILLACVGGGSNAMGLFHTFVEDQSVRMIGVEAAGDGVNTNRHAATITEGRVGVLHGAMSLLLQDDNGQVQEAHSISAGLDYPGVGPEHSYLKEIGRAEYVAVTDLEALNALQLVSQKEGIIPALETAHAFAYLEKLCPLLSSNTEIVINCSGRGDKDVNTVAKHLESTGMN; encoded by the coding sequence GTGACAAGGACCAAACCACAAGATGCAGATCTTGCAATAAGTGCACGCCCATCACATCTTGGAAGATTTGGTCAATATGGTGGGCAGTATGTTCCTGAAACTCTTATTCCAGCTCTCTTTGAATTAGAAAAAGCAGTTACAGAAGCATGGAAAGACAAAACATTTACAGATGAATTATCCCATTTATTAAAAAACTATGTTGGAAGAGAAACGCCTTTATATGAAGCCAAAAGGCTAACGGAGCATTATCAAAAAGACAAAACCGGACCAAGGATTTGGTTGAAAAGAGAAGATTTAAATCACACAGGAGCACACAAAATAAACAACGCTCTAGGTCAAGCTCTACTAGCTTTAAGGATGGGGAAAAAAAGAATAATTGCAGAAACTGGAGCTGGACAACATGGAGTAGCCACAGCAACCGTATGCGCTCGTTTTGGTCTCGAATGTGTAATTTATATGGGGGAAGAAGATATGAAAAGACAGGCTCTTAATGTCTTTCGAATGAAATTACTGGGTGCAAAAGTAAAACCTGTTACTGCAGGTACAGCAACACTCAAAGATGCTACCAGCGAGGCTATCCGCGACTGGGTTACCAATGTAGAGTCAACACACTACATACTAGGTTCTGTAGCAGGTCCTCATCCTTATCCAATGCTGGTAAGAGATTTTCACGCAGTTATTGGGGAAGAGACTAAAAGTCAATGTAAACAAGCATTTGGTAGATCACCAGACATATTGCTCGCTTGCGTCGGAGGTGGTTCTAATGCAATGGGCTTATTTCATACATTTGTTGAAGATCAATCAGTAAGAATGATAGGAGTTGAAGCTGCTGGTGATGGCGTCAATACTAATAGACATGCTGCAACTATTACCGAAGGGCGTGTAGGTGTACTGCATGGCGCAATGAGCCTTCTTCTGCAAGATGACAATGGGCAAGTTCAAGAAGCTCATTCTATTAGTGCTGGACTGGACTACCCAGGGGTAGGGCCTGAACACAGCTACTTAAAAGAAATAGGTAGAGCAGAATATGTAGCTGTAACTGATCTAGAAGCACTAAATGCACTACAACTGGTAAGTCAAAAAGAAGGTATTATTCCGGCTTTGGAAACCGCACATGCATTTGCATATTTAGAGAAACTATGTCCATTACTTTCATCTAATACAGAAATTGTTATTAATTGTTCCGGTCGTGGTGATAAAGATGTCAATACAGTAGCCAAGCACCTGGAGTCAACAGGAATGAATTGA
- a CDS encoding NADH-quinone oxidoreductase subunit J: MNIVSSTQQICFLILTIIIIGGSLGVVLINNIVYSAFLLGGVFMSVAGLYLLLNASFVAAAQVLVYVGAVNVLILFAIMLVNKREELKPIKGLKIRKFFSGIVCGGLLLLLFRVDITTKWSLPGPKAIGEEATERIGEHLFTDYLLPFELASVLLLMAMIGAIVLARRDIFIDKAQINIQQQNLIDNSNNIALIDQSED, from the coding sequence ATGAATATAGTTAGTAGTACGCAACAAATTTGCTTTTTAATTCTTACAATTATAATTATTGGTGGAAGTCTGGGAGTTGTATTAATAAATAATATTGTTTACTCAGCCTTCCTTTTGGGTGGTGTGTTTATGTCAGTAGCAGGGTTATATCTTTTATTAAATGCAAGTTTTGTTGCTGCAGCTCAGGTATTAGTTTATGTAGGTGCAGTAAATGTTCTCATTCTTTTTGCAATCATGTTAGTCAATAAGCGCGAAGAACTTAAACCAATCAAAGGGTTAAAAATAAGAAAGTTTTTTTCAGGTATTGTTTGTGGTGGACTTCTTTTATTATTATTTCGTGTAGACATCACAACTAAATGGTCTTTACCTGGCCCTAAAGCAATCGGTGAAGAAGCAACTGAAAGGATAGGTGAACATTTATTTACTGATTATCTCCTACCATTTGAACTCGCATCAGTACTTTTGTTAATGGCTATGATAGGTGCAATTGTACTGGCTCGTAGAGATATCTTTATCGACAAAGCTCAAATAAACATTCAACAACAAAATTTAATTGATAATTCTAATAATATAGCTCTTATTGATCAATCAGAAGATTGA
- the nuoH gene encoding NADH-quinone oxidoreductase subunit NuoH has product MNTGLDIELSFNNLLQGIGVPPEISHILWLPLPMLLVLSVALIGVLVTVWLERKISAAAQQRIGPEYAGALGILQPMADGLKLLVKEDIIPAKADNLLFTVGPVLVLVPVILSWLIIPFGQNLLISNVGIGIFLWIALSSIQPIGLLMSGYASNNKYSLLGGLRAAAQSISYEIPLALAVLAIVMMSNSLSTIDIVNQQNTVGFFSWNIWRQPIGFLIFWICALAECERLPFDLPEAEEELVAGYQTEYAGMKFALFYLGSYINLVLSSLLVSILYLGGWGFPIPIEWLTNILGETANAPVVQIITASIGIVMTVFKTFLLVFLAILLRWTTPRVRIDQLLDLGWKFLLPIALVNLLFTAALKLAFPIAFGG; this is encoded by the coding sequence TTGAATACAGGCTTAGACATTGAATTGAGCTTCAATAACCTCTTGCAAGGGATAGGTGTTCCTCCAGAGATTTCTCATATTCTTTGGTTGCCACTCCCAATGTTATTAGTGCTATCTGTTGCTTTAATTGGAGTACTAGTTACAGTCTGGCTCGAAAGAAAAATTTCTGCAGCTGCTCAACAACGGATTGGACCCGAATATGCCGGTGCTCTCGGTATTTTGCAGCCGATGGCAGATGGATTGAAGCTCCTTGTTAAAGAAGACATAATCCCTGCAAAAGCTGATAATTTACTATTTACTGTTGGCCCTGTTTTAGTTTTAGTACCAGTAATACTTTCTTGGTTAATTATCCCTTTTGGTCAAAATTTACTAATTAGTAATGTTGGAATTGGAATCTTCTTATGGATTGCATTAAGTAGTATTCAACCTATTGGTTTATTAATGAGTGGCTACGCATCAAATAATAAATATTCTTTATTAGGCGGTTTAAGAGCAGCCGCACAATCAATTAGTTATGAAATACCTCTTGCACTAGCTGTTTTAGCAATTGTAATGATGAGCAACTCTCTCAGCACTATAGATATTGTTAATCAACAAAATACTGTTGGTTTTTTTAGTTGGAATATATGGAGGCAACCAATTGGCTTTTTGATTTTTTGGATATGTGCACTTGCAGAATGTGAAAGACTGCCATTTGATCTTCCAGAAGCAGAAGAAGAATTAGTAGCAGGATATCAGACTGAATATGCTGGCATGAAATTTGCTCTTTTTTATCTAGGAAGTTATATAAATCTGGTTTTATCTTCTTTATTAGTATCAATTTTATATCTAGGTGGATGGGGCTTTCCTATTCCAATTGAATGGTTAACTAACATTCTGGGTGAAACAGCAAATGCACCGGTTGTGCAAATCATTACAGCTTCTATAGGAATAGTAATGACCGTCTTCAAAACTTTTCTTTTAGTTTTCTTAGCAATTTTACTTAGATGGACTACACCAAGAGTACGTATAGATCAATTACTTGATCTAGGTTGGAAATTCTTGCTTCCTATTGCTCTTGTAAATTTACTCTTCACTGCAGCTCTTAAGTTGGCATTTCCTATTGCATTTGGAGGATAA
- a CDS encoding translation initiation factor, protein MPKTNWREFENVAAKVNSDIPENPETKADMSVRVQKTRVGKGGKTVTLINGLNLNESNLRKLLKKFKTKCGTGGTVKEGSIELQGDQVVMVLELLLKEGYLPKRSGG, encoded by the coding sequence ATGCCTAAAACAAATTGGAGAGAATTTGAAAACGTTGCAGCAAAAGTCAATTCAGACATTCCTGAAAATCCCGAAACTAAAGCTGATATGTCAGTCAGAGTCCAAAAAACAAGAGTAGGCAAGGGTGGGAAAACGGTAACATTGATTAATGGCCTGAATTTAAATGAATCTAACTTAAGAAAACTTTTAAAAAAATTTAAAACAAAATGTGGCACTGGAGGGACAGTGAAAGAAGGAAGTATTGAACTGCAGGGGGATCAAGTCGTAATGGTTTTAGAACTTTTACTCAAAGAAGGATATCTCCCAAAACGATCAGGAGGATAA
- a CDS encoding rhodanese-like domain-containing protein has protein sequence MNQKTPQNLTPRQLEKWLQDKDKQPLLVDVREQAELDIAAFPSPIVHLPLSQASVWTTSLKSNLSFKKPIVALCHSGIRSWNFALWLIEQDDRYNVWNLEGGIDAWSMQIDDSVPRY, from the coding sequence ATGAATCAAAAGACGCCTCAAAATTTAACTCCTCGCCAACTAGAAAAATGGCTTCAAGATAAAGACAAACAGCCCCTTTTAGTAGATGTCCGCGAACAAGCAGAGTTAGACATTGCGGCGTTCCCTTCCCCAATAGTTCATCTACCTTTAAGTCAGGCTTCGGTTTGGACCACAAGTTTAAAAAGTAATTTATCGTTCAAAAAACCAATCGTTGCTTTATGTCATTCAGGTATACGCAGCTGGAATTTTGCTCTTTGGTTAATAGAACAGGATGATCGCTATAACGTTTGGAATTTGGAGGGAGGCATAGATGCTTGGAGCATGCAAATAGATGATTCAGTCCCTCGTTATTAA
- the nuoK gene encoding NADH-quinone oxidoreductase subunit NuoK — translation MINSEAPIPLEAYLLVASILFCIGVWGLINSRNAVRVLMSIELMLNAVNINMMAFSSYIDGDLIRGQVFTVFVITVAAAEAAVGLAILLSLYRNRTTVDMESFNLLKW, via the coding sequence ATGATTAACTCTGAAGCACCGATACCTCTCGAAGCTTATTTATTAGTTGCTTCAATATTATTCTGTATAGGTGTTTGGGGGCTCATTAATAGTAGAAATGCAGTTCGAGTATTAATGAGCATAGAATTAATGTTAAATGCAGTAAATATAAATATGATGGCATTCTCTTCTTATATAGATGGTGATCTAATTAGAGGTCAGGTCTTTACTGTTTTTGTAATCACTGTAGCCGCAGCTGAAGCAGCTGTAGGTCTTGCAATTTTACTTTCTTTATATAGAAATAGAACTACAGTGGATATGGAAAGTTTTAACTTACTAAAATGGTAA
- a CDS encoding NAD(+) kinase, protein MKLDLIWLIYKSKNKHAATEADYCSKILKSQGIKVIILESCSENKSFPILNSSNKELIPDLALVLGGDGTILGAARHLSMHNVPILSFNVGGNLGFLTHDWKLLRDKSLWEKIQLNQFKIEHRMMLEAYLEFNYKENNQTQSRNLFWALNDIYFRSYRDEISPTCSLEIEVDGEAVDIYRGDGLILATPTGSTAYAIATGGPILHPEIDAIIISPICPMSLSSRPIVIPSQSQLVIKPLEGKSQKVKIWQDGVGNAVLTSKDRCFIQKARTDAQMLVLKEKPSYYMTLTQKLHWAGSLANSSKVD, encoded by the coding sequence ATGAAATTAGATTTAATATGGTTAATATATAAATCAAAAAATAAACATGCAGCAACAGAAGCAGATTATTGTTCAAAAATACTTAAATCGCAAGGAATAAAAGTAATTATTTTAGAAAGTTGCTCAGAAAACAAATCTTTCCCAATTCTAAACTCTTCCAATAAAGAATTAATACCCGATTTAGCCTTAGTATTAGGAGGAGATGGAACAATACTTGGCGCTGCAAGACATCTTTCAATGCATAATGTCCCTATTTTAAGTTTTAATGTTGGTGGAAATCTTGGTTTTTTAACTCATGATTGGAAGCTATTAAGAGATAAGTCTTTATGGGAAAAAATTCAATTAAATCAATTTAAAATTGAACATAGAATGATGCTCGAAGCATATTTAGAATTTAATTATAAAGAGAATAATCAAACCCAATCCAGAAATCTCTTTTGGGCATTAAATGATATTTATTTCCGTTCTTATCGTGATGAAATCTCTCCAACTTGTTCTCTGGAAATTGAAGTTGATGGTGAAGCAGTAGATATTTATAGAGGAGACGGTTTGATATTAGCTACTCCAACTGGCTCAACAGCTTATGCAATAGCGACAGGCGGACCTATCCTTCATCCTGAAATAGATGCCATCATAATTAGTCCAATTTGCCCAATGAGTCTCTCAAGCAGGCCAATAGTTATCCCATCCCAATCACAATTAGTTATCAAACCATTAGAAGGTAAAAGTCAAAAAGTAAAAATTTGGCAAGACGGAGTTGGTAATGCTGTCCTTACTTCAAAAGACAGATGTTTTATTCAAAAAGCACGTACTGATGCTCAAATGCTTGTTTTAAAAGAAAAACCTTCTTATTACATGACACTAACGCAAAAACTACATTGGGCTGGCAGCCTAGCTAATAGTTCCAAAGTTGATTAA
- a CDS encoding CYTH domain-containing protein has protein sequence MGKEIERRFIVKGQNWKKSINSFEEIKQGYLSTNFDEWITRIRITNNKKALLTLKALIGKLTNYEFEYQIPIEEAESIWKLVSKKIIKRRYIINYLSKEWVVDCFQGNNHPLIIAEIELATEQDLIKKPNWCIKEITGIKSLSNASLAQSPISDWSQEEKQNLHIM, from the coding sequence ATGGGCAAAGAAATTGAACGACGTTTCATTGTTAAAGGTCAAAACTGGAAAAAATCTATAAATAGCTTTGAAGAGATAAAACAAGGTTATTTATCAACCAATTTTGATGAATGGATTACGAGAATCCGTATCACTAATAACAAAAAAGCTCTACTAACACTAAAAGCATTAATAGGGAAACTAACGAATTATGAATTTGAATATCAAATTCCTATAGAAGAAGCTGAATCAATATGGAAACTTGTCTCAAAAAAAATCATTAAAAGAAGGTATATCATCAACTACCTTTCAAAAGAATGGGTGGTGGACTGTTTTCAAGGCAATAATCACCCTCTAATCATTGCAGAAATTGAATTAGCTACTGAACAAGATCTGATAAAAAAGCCAAATTGGTGCATAAAGGAAATTACAGGTATCAAAAGCCTGAGCAATGCCAGTCTTGCTCAATCTCCAATATCTGATTGGTCTCAAGAAGAAAAACAAAATCTACACATTATGTAG
- a CDS encoding DUF3352 domain-containing protein gives MKIQTIFISLLVTIIFILSILLGTRVTLNNQQPSDLFQQSITLPEAAKFVPKNSYLTIHFKINLNKIDNYIEPLTNKDKKSIAINNINELRDGLFSLIGLDFKNDLSSWIGSDLSFSVFNAKESSDHKEWLLITQSINEQNTKDFIDRFLRNQTNTGGDVKKINYKDQEIFSAVRPNSDSEDNEISMVLLEDDQLLISSNKEIIIEAISTSKDTSLNQLHDKELKELISTLEDGMALITASPKALELLFKTPKEITTKLANNSFVGSIRTKGKDISLNSIFNFKQPFIGVSNQSNQAIEMIKNIPISSKTIAIISEPKEILQSSKANIYSQWLGPVVNNSLSTKDSNIKKAIFESSTEPLIYISQEDSWIIESTPDLDISNIEEILKKNNYEMKKILTDNHELEVWYTIALEEINDIYKINPKVSLIVEKAPNKIKWSNEISNFENKLTFKKDNPIINTFPEIQNHSNLLTHQIYLDQSTTKKVLKNWKPWQLLKAISTKSTDSHIQRLSLALGTYDDNQETLLNFQAQASLN, from the coding sequence ATGAAGATACAAACTATCTTTATAAGCTTACTTGTCACTATAATCTTCATACTTTCAATTCTACTTGGAACACGTGTCACTTTAAACAATCAACAACCTTCAGATTTATTTCAACAAAGCATTACATTACCTGAAGCTGCAAAATTTGTTCCTAAAAATTCTTATCTAACAATTCATTTTAAAATTAATCTGAATAAAATTGATAACTATATTGAACCATTAACAAATAAAGATAAGAAGAGTATTGCAATCAACAATATCAATGAATTAAGGGATGGTTTATTTAGTCTAATAGGTTTAGATTTCAAAAATGACTTATCAAGTTGGATTGGTTCTGATCTTAGTTTTTCAGTTTTCAATGCAAAGGAAAGTTCAGATCATAAAGAATGGCTATTAATTACCCAATCTATAAATGAACAAAATACTAAAGATTTCATAGATAGGTTCTTGAGAAATCAAACAAATACTGGAGGGGATGTAAAAAAAATAAACTATAAAGATCAAGAAATATTTTCCGCTGTCAGGCCCAATTCTGATTCAGAAGACAATGAAATATCAATGGTATTATTAGAAGATGATCAACTACTTATTTCATCAAATAAAGAAATAATAATTGAGGCAATAAGCACATCAAAAGATACCAGTTTAAATCAACTGCATGACAAAGAATTAAAAGAATTAATAAGTACATTAGAGGATGGAATGGCATTGATAACTGCCTCTCCTAAGGCCTTGGAATTATTATTTAAAACTCCTAAAGAAATTACTACTAAGCTTGCAAACAATAGTTTTGTGGGGTCCATAAGAACCAAAGGCAAAGACATATCTCTTAATAGTATTTTCAATTTTAAACAGCCCTTCATTGGGGTTTCCAATCAAAGCAATCAAGCTATAGAAATGATCAAAAACATACCAATTTCTTCTAAAACTATTGCGATTATTAGCGAGCCAAAAGAAATACTGCAATCCTCGAAAGCTAATATCTATAGTCAATGGTTAGGTCCAGTTGTTAACAACTCATTATCAACTAAGGATTCTAATATAAAAAAAGCAATATTTGAATCAAGTACAGAGCCGTTAATATATATAAGTCAAGAGGATAGCTGGATCATAGAATCAACTCCAGATTTGGATATATCAAATATAGAAGAAATACTAAAGAAAAATAATTATGAGATGAAAAAGATTCTTACAGATAATCATGAATTAGAAGTTTGGTATACTATTGCTCTAGAAGAAATAAATGATATTTATAAAATCAATCCAAAAGTAAGTTTAATTGTGGAGAAAGCGCCTAACAAGATTAAATGGAGCAATGAGATATCAAACTTTGAGAATAAACTAACATTCAAAAAAGACAACCCTATAATAAATACATTCCCTGAAATCCAAAATCATAGCAACTTATTAACTCACCAAATCTATTTAGATCAAAGTACAACTAAAAAAGTACTTAAGAATTGGAAGCCATGGCAACTTTTAAAGGCAATCTCAACAAAATCTACTGACTCACATATTCAGAGGTTGAGCCTAGCCCTAGGAACATATGATGATAATCAAGAAACCCTGCTAAACTTTCAAGCCCAAGCATCTCTTAATTAA
- the ndhI gene encoding NAD(P)H-quinone oxidoreductase subunit I translates to MTSFFQKVADYSQNAVSAGKYLLQGLAVTFDHMRRRPITVQYPYEKLIPSERYRGRIHYEFDKCIACEVCVRVCPINLPVVDWVMNKETKKKELRNYSIDFGVCIFCGNCVEYCPTNCLSMTEEYELAAFDRHSLNFDNVALGRLPTNVTTDPSVIPLKELAYLPKGIMDPHELTPNAARAGKLPEEVLNLINKEDVSDNKNVEMNQSKIEEE, encoded by the coding sequence ATGACTAGCTTTTTTCAAAAAGTAGCAGATTATAGTCAAAATGCAGTCAGCGCTGGTAAATACCTCTTGCAAGGTCTAGCAGTAACTTTTGACCATATGCGCAGGCGTCCCATTACTGTTCAGTATCCATATGAAAAATTAATTCCTTCAGAAAGATATAGAGGAAGAATTCATTATGAGTTTGATAAATGCATTGCATGTGAAGTATGTGTAAGAGTCTGTCCAATCAATCTTCCAGTTGTTGACTGGGTAATGAATAAAGAGACTAAAAAGAAAGAACTTCGTAATTATTCAATTGACTTTGGAGTATGTATATTTTGCGGAAACTGTGTTGAATACTGCCCTACTAATTGTTTATCAATGACAGAGGAGTATGAATTAGCAGCTTTTGATCGCCATAGTCTTAATTTTGATAATGTAGCTCTAGGCAGACTCCCGACGAACGTTACTACTGATCCATCTGTAATCCCTTTAAAAGAACTTGCTTATCTACCTAAAGGAATAATGGATCCTCATGAATTAACTCCCAACGCAGCTCGAGCAGGTAAATTACCAGAAGAAGTATTGAACTTAATTAACAAGGAAGACGTTAGTGATAACAAAAACGTGGAAATGAATCAATCCAAAATAGAGGAAGAGTAA